A window of Pedobacter lusitanus contains these coding sequences:
- a CDS encoding MSCRAMM family protein → MMHKIGYLKIFCLIMCCLTGLSVSAQVKYNFTRDTLEIKGGETFSNLLKITNFEKETIILRQDRKEKSLYKGLISLPDSLVLKAGESRVFPLKYIADRQTINSNSQLFALHLIAQKEGIAVQKSAGFLTQLSDVGGLTIGTEENEVYLSQLTNQAQVVVRCANNGFVPITFRLLLSGIPDGLEFTGQTMNLTLQPGTQQLLPFLARNKINNRIPADFTVTIQAVDASNNQLAVKIIRIVNVTNARRLSMGGDQYSGTLANTIAFRYASMSSNSSFYQLQANGKVKTGDNGSLEYRLNADQYHQPGVDGMNIYNTYLDYQTKDWGLKMGNIYENIDFNLGGRGVKASLKFTPDEVLSVYGVQNNFLLYDQINTTIPGAKILAVDYNLVTREGKGDRRLTYVHSHDSFTGLDADQLSLKAGVKLKKGQSLSFEAGYSLEEQNAMRFSPRQGISAGINYGVDHIDYQFSGSGYYSSPYYTGLRRGLLLGDLRLTRKFEDNKSLTGHVSMQVNNPRYQYNLNQIFNTGINKNAVYIYELGYNTRAGNLFIGFGPYFMNQQVITSAITDISGANADWKSSSMRFAANMAYSGRIHSFSLTADYGYTYVNTSERPLAPFHSVKINTSYNMPFLGFSSYIQLNPFYISDVLSATANNQYRLYSFGPNVHFDLLQNSLNLRFGGMYNYYGFTHSNNYSVNGNLRYMMKGNWALTGEFLYTITKQKSLIPIAQNTPVNVENPYFENRQLRVGIEKQFGAQGRSGSKKLVLTYYEDHNSNGMRDAGEDPVAGVLVKINGEAALTNSKGVVEFRDMKKEAYTATVTNTRGWSLQEPTVVFLDKSKKIEVPLVKTQALNGCLKLKAAKYIDGAPVLAGIKINAIDPNGHVHQTLTDDQGNFCFYLPRNNYTVYIETAGMPFSIENEKEEVSLQGAPVGMLTFLYHDERRKVSISRF, encoded by the coding sequence ATGATGCATAAAATCGGCTATTTGAAGATATTTTGTCTGATTATGTGCTGTCTGACCGGGCTCAGTGTATCCGCTCAGGTAAAATATAATTTTACACGTGATACCCTGGAAATTAAAGGCGGCGAGACCTTTTCCAACTTGTTGAAGATTACAAATTTTGAAAAAGAAACAATAATTCTCAGACAGGATAGAAAAGAAAAATCATTGTATAAAGGCTTAATCTCATTACCCGACAGTCTGGTCCTTAAAGCAGGTGAAAGCCGGGTCTTTCCATTAAAATATATCGCTGACAGACAAACTATCAACAGTAACAGCCAGCTTTTTGCACTTCATCTGATTGCTCAGAAAGAAGGTATTGCAGTACAGAAATCTGCCGGATTTTTGACGCAACTTAGCGATGTTGGTGGTTTAACTATTGGTACAGAAGAAAATGAAGTCTATTTAAGCCAGCTGACTAACCAGGCACAAGTTGTAGTTCGCTGTGCAAATAACGGTTTTGTCCCCATCACCTTTAGATTATTGCTATCCGGTATCCCGGATGGACTGGAATTTACCGGGCAGACTATGAATCTCACCCTACAGCCCGGAACACAGCAGTTATTACCTTTCCTGGCCAGGAATAAGATTAATAACCGTATACCAGCAGATTTTACAGTTACCATACAAGCCGTAGATGCCAGCAATAACCAGCTTGCGGTAAAAATAATCCGTATCGTGAATGTAACCAATGCCAGAAGGTTAAGTATGGGCGGAGATCAGTATAGCGGTACACTGGCTAATACTATTGCCTTTCGCTACGCAAGTATGAGCAGTAATTCATCTTTCTATCAGCTACAGGCTAATGGCAAAGTTAAAACCGGAGATAACGGATCACTGGAGTACAGATTAAATGCAGATCAGTATCATCAGCCCGGGGTTGACGGTATGAACATCTATAATACTTATCTGGATTACCAGACAAAGGACTGGGGTCTTAAAATGGGAAATATATATGAGAACATTGATTTTAATTTAGGCGGAAGAGGAGTTAAGGCGAGTTTGAAATTTACCCCCGATGAAGTTTTATCCGTATATGGTGTTCAGAATAACTTCCTTTTATATGATCAGATTAATACAACTATTCCCGGAGCAAAAATCCTGGCAGTCGATTATAATCTGGTTACCCGGGAAGGTAAGGGCGACAGGCGACTTACTTATGTCCATAGTCATGATTCATTTACAGGACTTGATGCAGATCAGCTGAGTCTTAAAGCAGGGGTTAAGTTAAAAAAAGGGCAGTCTCTTTCTTTCGAAGCTGGCTATTCGCTGGAAGAACAGAATGCGATGCGTTTTAGCCCCAGACAGGGTATTTCTGCGGGAATAAACTATGGGGTGGATCATATAGATTATCAGTTTTCGGGAAGCGGATATTACAGTAGTCCTTATTATACAGGATTGAGACGGGGCCTGCTGCTGGGAGATCTTCGCTTAACCCGGAAATTTGAAGATAATAAATCCCTGACCGGGCATGTAAGCATGCAGGTCAATAACCCCAGGTATCAGTATAATCTGAATCAGATATTTAATACCGGAATTAATAAAAATGCGGTGTATATCTATGAACTGGGATATAATACCAGGGCCGGGAATCTTTTCATTGGTTTCGGGCCATATTTTATGAATCAGCAGGTGATAACTTCCGCAATAACTGACATATCAGGTGCTAATGCAGACTGGAAATCATCATCTATGCGCTTTGCAGCGAATATGGCTTACAGCGGGCGGATACACAGCTTCTCGTTGACAGCAGACTATGGATATACCTACGTTAATACCTCAGAAAGACCTCTGGCTCCTTTTCACTCTGTAAAGATCAATACCAGTTATAATATGCCATTCCTTGGTTTCAGCAGTTATATACAGTTAAATCCATTTTATATTTCGGATGTTTTGTCAGCGACAGCAAATAACCAGTACAGATTATATTCATTCGGGCCAAATGTGCACTTTGATCTTTTACAAAACAGTCTTAATCTTCGCTTTGGGGGGATGTATAATTACTATGGTTTTACCCACAGTAATAACTACTCCGTTAACGGTAATCTGAGATATATGATGAAGGGGAACTGGGCGCTTACCGGGGAGTTTTTATACACAATAACCAAACAGAAATCACTGATCCCCATTGCTCAGAATACCCCTGTCAATGTGGAAAATCCTTATTTTGAAAACAGACAATTGCGGGTAGGAATAGAAAAACAGTTCGGAGCACAAGGAAGGTCCGGTTCAAAAAAACTGGTACTGACTTATTATGAAGATCATAACAGCAACGGAATGCGGGATGCGGGCGAAGACCCGGTAGCAGGAGTCCTGGTGAAGATAAACGGAGAAGCTGCGCTGACCAACAGCAAGGGGGTGGTTGAATTCAGAGATATGAAGAAGGAGGCCTATACCGCCACAGTAACCAATACAAGAGGCTGGAGCTTACAGGAACCAACGGTAGTCTTTCTGGATAAAAGTAAAAAGATAGAAGTGCCGCTGGTAAAAACACAGGCACTGAATGGATGTTTGAAATTAAAAGCTGCGAAATATATAGACGGAGCACCAGTTCTGGCAGGAATAAAAATTAATGCAATAGACCCCAATGGTCATGTCCACCAGACCTTAACAGATGATCAGGGGAATTTCTGCTTTTATCTGCCAAGAAATAATTATACAGTATATATTGAAACTGCCGGTATGCCTTTTTCTATTGAGAATGAGAAAGAAGAAGTTTCACTTCAGGGAGCTCCTGTGGGGATGTTAACCTTCCTTTATCATGATGAACGCCGGAAAGTTAGTATAAGCAGATTC